In the Engystomops pustulosus chromosome 2, aEngPut4.maternal, whole genome shotgun sequence genome, one interval contains:
- the LOC140117195 gene encoding histone H4, producing the protein MSGRGKGGKGLGKGGAKRHRKVLRDNIQGITKPAIRRLARRGGVKRISGLIYEETRGVLKVFLENVIRDAVTYTEHAKRKTVTAMDVVYALKRQGRTLYGFGG; encoded by the coding sequence ATGTCTGGACGCGGCAAAGGAGGAAAGGGTCTTGGAAAAGGAGGCgccaagaggcacaggaaggtgCTGCGTGATAACATCCAGGGAATCACCAAGCCCGCCATCCGCCGCCTGGCTCGCAGAGGAGGAGTCAAGCGTATCTCCGGCCTCATCTACGAGGAGACCCGCGGCGTCCTCAAGGTGTTCCTGGAGAACGTCATCCGTGACGCCGTCACCTACACCGAGCACGCCAAGAGGAAGACCGTCACCGCCATGGACGTGGTGTACGCGCTCAAGCGCCAGGGCCGCACTC